In Acidobacteriota bacterium, one DNA window encodes the following:
- a CDS encoding DUF1552 domain-containing protein: MMIFKKSIPRRAFLAGMGTALALPLLDGMIPALASAQNPAAQPVRRLAFVYVPNGMIMEKWTPEKEGTTFDLPPILEPLTPFRDQMRILSGLNQNAAAALPGEGEQAPHERAGATYLTAVHPRREGHVGVSVDQVAAQSLGQQTQLASLELSLDPSTISGQCEKGWSCAYVHTLSWRTPTTPNPTENQPRAVFERLFGDSQSTDPAERRARLERRRSILDSVTQAAGRLSAGLASADRAKLAEYMDSVRDVERRIVRAEEQSSRELPEFDRPVGAPARFDEYAKLMFDLQLLAFQCDFTRVSTFMMGPEQGGRTFREIGVADAHHPLSHHQNDPSKIAKVVKIDIYHSQMLAHFLERLRSTADGAGSLLDNMMIVYGSGISDGNSHSTKELPVALLGGGSGQLKGNHHLRYPKGTPMANLYVTLLNKLEVAIDKFGDSTGSLDLTSIA, encoded by the coding sequence ATGATGATCTTCAAGAAATCGATTCCCCGCCGCGCGTTTCTGGCCGGCATGGGAACTGCTTTGGCCTTGCCGCTGCTGGACGGGATGATCCCCGCCCTGGCCAGCGCGCAGAATCCCGCTGCCCAACCGGTTCGCCGCCTGGCGTTTGTCTATGTTCCGAACGGAATGATCATGGAAAAGTGGACTCCCGAAAAGGAAGGGACCACGTTCGACCTGCCTCCCATTTTGGAGCCGCTGACTCCCTTTCGGGACCAGATGCGGATCCTTAGCGGGCTGAACCAAAATGCGGCGGCGGCGCTGCCCGGCGAAGGCGAGCAGGCGCCGCACGAGCGCGCCGGGGCCACCTACCTCACCGCCGTTCACCCCCGGCGGGAAGGGCATGTGGGAGTGTCAGTGGACCAGGTGGCGGCGCAATCTCTGGGTCAGCAGACCCAACTGGCGTCGCTGGAGTTGAGCCTGGACCCCTCCACCATCTCCGGCCAATGCGAAAAGGGCTGGAGTTGCGCCTACGTTCATACCCTTTCATGGCGCACGCCGACGACTCCTAATCCCACGGAAAATCAGCCGCGCGCGGTGTTCGAGCGCTTGTTCGGCGATAGCCAGAGCACGGACCCGGCGGAGCGGCGCGCCCGTTTGGAAAGGCGGCGAAGCATTCTGGACTCCGTAACCCAGGCGGCGGGGCGATTGTCCGCAGGCCTGGCCTCTGCTGACCGCGCCAAGCTGGCCGAGTACATGGATTCAGTCCGTGATGTCGAGCGGAGGATCGTGCGGGCGGAGGAACAATCCTCCCGCGAACTGCCGGAGTTTGACCGGCCGGTGGGCGCTCCCGCCCGGTTTGACGAATATGCGAAGTTGATGTTCGACCTGCAGTTGCTGGCTTTCCAATGTGATTTCACGCGAGTGTCCACATTCATGATGGGTCCGGAGCAGGGTGGCCGGACCTTCCGGGAAATCGGCGTGGCCGACGCGCATCACCCGCTATCCCATCACCAGAATGATCCGTCGAAGATCGCCAAGGTGGTCAAGATTGACATCTATCACTCGCAGATGCTCGCACATTTCCTGGAGCGGCTGCGTTCCACCGCGGATGGCGCAGGCTCGTTGCTGGACAATATGATGATTGTCTACGGCAGTGGCATCAGCGACGGCAATAGCCATTCCACAAAAGAACTTCCCGTCGCGTTGCTGGGCGGTGGTTCAGGTCAGCTAAAGGGAAACCACCACCTCCGCTATCCAAAAGGCACGCCAATGGCCAACTTGTACGTAACTCTCCTGAACAAATTAGAGGTTGCCATTGATAAATTCGGCGATAGCACCGGAAGCCTCGATCTAACTTCAATCGCGTAA